A single window of uncultured Methanospirillum sp. DNA harbors:
- a CDS encoding heterodisulfide reductase-related iron-sulfur binding cluster: MADLPNVPEGTASATKPRYSFFLGCVMPVKMPWAESSIMQTLPRFGVDLEYLRKATCCPRAGVWISVDERVWLTLASYNLLQAEGDGRDVMASCNGCYVTLYEANKLLKENPEKLKEVNGYLAEAHNHYNASIRVRHLLEVLYEEVGVDRIRQETRKVPIRVALHPGCHMRIFEDGRLVRYFTELTGALVDEVVPYEEEQMCCGLQANLADRQFATYERAKKKFDALKALNVDALVIVCSGCYDQFERAVQILKKEIGYEFDLPIIHLAELLALSLGISPDEFGMRYLRTAPVDSIIDKWESDRR, translated from the coding sequence ATGGCAGATCTTCCGAACGTACCAGAAGGGACTGCATCAGCGACAAAACCCCGGTACTCGTTCTTCTTAGGGTGTGTGATGCCGGTTAAGATGCCGTGGGCCGAGTCTTCGATCATGCAGACACTCCCCCGGTTCGGAGTCGACCTTGAGTATCTCAGGAAGGCGACCTGCTGCCCGAGGGCAGGTGTCTGGATATCGGTGGACGAACGGGTCTGGCTCACCCTGGCATCATACAATCTGCTTCAGGCAGAAGGTGACGGGCGTGATGTCATGGCCTCGTGCAACGGCTGCTATGTCACCCTGTACGAGGCGAACAAACTCCTCAAAGAGAACCCTGAAAAACTGAAAGAGGTGAACGGGTACCTGGCAGAGGCCCATAACCACTACAACGCCTCAATCAGGGTCAGGCACCTTCTTGAGGTCCTGTATGAAGAGGTAGGGGTTGATCGCATCAGGCAAGAGACCAGGAAGGTCCCGATACGTGTCGCTCTTCACCCGGGTTGTCACATGAGGATATTTGAGGATGGGCGGCTTGTCAGGTATTTTACTGAATTGACCGGGGCACTTGTCGATGAAGTTGTTCCATATGAGGAGGAGCAGATGTGCTGCGGATTGCAGGCAAACCTGGCAGACCGGCAGTTTGCAACCTATGAGCGTGCAAAAAAGAAGTTTGACGCTCTGAAAGCACTCAATGTCGATGCCCTGGTGATCGTCTGTTCGGGCTGCTACGATCAGTTTGAACGGGCAGTCCAGATCCTCAAGAAAGAGATCGGGTATGAGTTTGATCTCCCGATCATCCATCTCGCAGAACTCCTAGCTCTTTCCCTCGGGATCAGCCCTGATGAATTTGGTATGCGGTACCTGCGGACAGCACCGGTTGACTCGATCATCGATAAGTGGGAGAGTGACAGAAGATGA
- a CDS encoding NADH-quinone oxidoreductase subunit C, producing MMSERKPSLEVTEISVDEVGTEVTRLLNQGARMMYASGVDMGVPGIRIDYYFTFDEEVPGRNLALRTFINRKKPIIESVTPITTQADWAEREMIEFLGVQVKNHPDPRHLWLPLNWEDMYSSSHPQGDNQSERINTSPPAHPPHDNIFSKHLSVVPYGPYHPALIESNYLKMSVEDEVVREVDLKLGFNHRSVIKLMERRDYYKDLFLAERICGFCNVSHSMTFAQAVEQIGDITVPKKALYTRTLLGEMERMKSHILAIGLMGDLSGFRTMLMHAIRIREDILDSLEIMSGQRISHGIITIGGIRNDVTPVHTDVILSKLKNLKKEVPEYFDQCLANDVFTGRLHKTGILTQEVAKKIGAVGPIARGSGLRVDIRKNLPYAAYEDVDWDMVTESGGDCFARMQVRMREVLMSLHICEQCCDVIRSAPSELITQVNELPCGEGFSRTEPPRGELLYHVASNGTNTPDFVRLRVPTFPNVRIMLNLIRGSAIGDVPVIIGSVDPCFSCTDRVTTVNQNPVSGGRGS from the coding sequence ATGATGAGTGAGCGAAAGCCCTCACTTGAGGTCACCGAGATCAGTGTTGATGAAGTCGGCACTGAAGTTACACGACTCCTCAACCAGGGGGCCAGGATGATGTATGCCTCCGGGGTCGACATGGGTGTTCCCGGAATCAGGATAGACTACTACTTCACCTTCGATGAGGAGGTACCAGGCCGGAACCTGGCACTCAGGACCTTTATAAATCGCAAAAAACCGATCATCGAGTCTGTGACTCCGATAACAACCCAGGCAGACTGGGCTGAGCGGGAGATGATCGAGTTTCTGGGTGTTCAGGTGAAGAACCATCCGGATCCCAGGCATCTATGGCTTCCCCTGAACTGGGAGGATATGTACTCCAGTTCGCATCCACAGGGTGATAATCAGAGTGAGCGGATCAACACCAGTCCACCGGCCCATCCCCCTCATGATAACATCTTCAGCAAGCACCTTTCAGTGGTCCCGTACGGACCGTATCATCCTGCTCTGATAGAGAGCAATTACCTGAAGATGTCGGTTGAGGACGAGGTTGTCAGGGAAGTAGATCTGAAACTCGGGTTTAATCACCGGAGCGTCATCAAACTCATGGAGAGGCGTGATTACTATAAAGATCTCTTTCTTGCAGAACGAATCTGCGGGTTTTGTAATGTTTCTCACAGTATGACCTTTGCCCAGGCCGTTGAGCAGATTGGCGATATCACCGTTCCAAAGAAGGCGCTCTATACGCGGACACTCCTCGGGGAGATGGAGCGGATGAAGAGCCATATTCTTGCAATCGGACTGATGGGGGACTTGTCAGGCTTTCGGACCATGCTGATGCATGCGATCAGAATCCGTGAGGATATCCTTGACAGCCTTGAGATCATGTCAGGACAACGGATCAGCCATGGTATCATCACTATTGGTGGTATCAGGAATGACGTGACTCCTGTCCACACCGATGTCATCCTCTCAAAGCTGAAGAATCTGAAGAAAGAAGTTCCTGAATACTTCGATCAGTGCCTGGCAAACGATGTCTTCACCGGCAGACTTCACAAAACCGGTATTCTCACCCAGGAAGTGGCAAAAAAAATCGGTGCAGTCGGTCCGATAGCCAGGGGAAGCGGGCTCAGGGTGGATATCAGGAAGAACCTACCCTATGCAGCGTATGAGGATGTTGACTGGGATATGGTTACAGAGAGCGGGGGTGACTGTTTTGCACGGATGCAGGTTCGGATGCGGGAGGTTCTCATGTCCCTGCACATCTGTGAGCAGTGCTGCGATGTTATCAGATCTGCCCCGTCAGAGTTGATTACCCAGGTAAATGAGCTCCCGTGTGGTGAGGGATTTTCGAGAACAGAACCGCCGAGGGGTGAACTCCTGTATCATGTTGCATCAAACGGTACAAACACTCCGGACTTTGTCCGTCTGAGGGTTCCCACATTCCCGAATGTCAGAATAATGCTCAATCTGATCAGGGGAAGTGCGATAGGAGATGTGCCCGTGATTATTGGCAGCGTCGATCCCTGTTTCTCATGCACTGACCGGGTCACAACAGTAAACCAGAATCCTGTTTCTGGTGGCAGGGGATCATGA
- a CDS encoding 4Fe-4S dicluster domain-containing protein — MESVHPKTPDLDPAPMNTKIILHNPDRCTGCRQCMTACSFRNFNTYNYDLSLCRVIRGPDNEFVRIHCHHCSDPMCLAACPVSAISKDLQTGIVTVDKMRCIGCKSCTWACPISVPQMQRGLKAMTKCDLCGGDPSCIKVCSAKAIQLVSREGNR, encoded by the coding sequence ATGGAGAGTGTTCACCCAAAAACACCGGATCTCGATCCCGCTCCAATGAATACAAAGATAATTCTCCACAATCCTGACCGGTGTACCGGATGCAGGCAGTGTATGACTGCCTGCTCATTCAGGAATTTTAATACGTACAATTATGACCTCTCACTCTGCAGGGTGATTCGCGGTCCGGATAACGAGTTTGTGAGAATTCACTGTCACCACTGCTCTGATCCTATGTGCCTTGCTGCCTGTCCGGTCAGTGCGATCTCCAAGGATCTGCAGACCGGAATTGTAACTGTTGATAAGATGCGGTGTATCGGGTGCAAATCATGCACCTGGGCATGTCCGATATCAGTTCCCCAGATGCAGCGGGGTCTGAAAGCGATGACAAAATGCGATCTCTGCGGCGGTGATCCGAGTTGTATCAAGGTCTGTTCAGCCAAGGCGATACAACTGGTGTCCCGTGAAGGTAACCGGTGA
- a CDS encoding sodium-translocating pyrophosphatase encodes MLIIPFIFVIAVLALGVAAFFVRQIKSADKGSVKMQEVAAAISEGAHAFVKRQYTTIAIIAIIVAVIIFVVFTLVGKPDQALHTAASFILGAFLSALSGIIGMFTSVRTNLVSAAAAEKNPARSLVVALRGGAVSGLTIIALSLIGISVIFTLFGANPQETPFLIVGFGFGASFIALFAQLGGGIYTKAADVGADLVGKFEAGIPEDDPRNPAVIADLVGDNVGDCAGRGADLFESTSAENIGAMILGVALFPVFGIAGILFPLIIGALGLIATVIGIFSVTEKDAQHEDPMHALNKGYYITAIVSAIFFYFAVMYLLNNIWFFYAGLVGLALSIVFLNITLYYTDHRFRPVQEIAKASTGGPAMNIISGMNVAFETTALASISIGLALLISFRLGEMSGVQSGGLYGTAIATMGMLAPCAYVLAMDTFGPIVDNAGGIVEMSESSENAQRNVAKLDSAGNTTKALTKGYAVGSAALSAFLLFSAYMTEVSTLTGHAFSVVNMAKVDVFVGGLLGAMLVFLFASFAIRGVSLTAQYVIEEVRRQFKEKKILEGIDKPDYARCVDITTRGALKNMILPGLLAVLFPICIGILLKYEAMAAFLMVGTITGLLMALVLNNGGGAWDNVKKYIESGAYGGKGTEAHKAAIVGDTVGDPFKDTAGPSLHVLVKLLATTSLVLAALYI; translated from the coding sequence ATGCTAATCATCCCTTTTATTTTTGTGATCGCAGTTCTTGCTCTTGGTGTGGCAGCCTTCTTTGTCCGCCAGATCAAGTCTGCTGATAAAGGCAGCGTCAAGATGCAGGAGGTCGCTGCTGCTATCAGCGAAGGTGCACATGCCTTCGTGAAGCGACAGTATACGACTATTGCAATTATCGCAATTATTGTGGCAGTCATAATTTTTGTGGTTTTCACGCTTGTAGGGAAACCAGATCAGGCATTGCACACTGCTGCATCATTTATTCTGGGTGCGTTTCTGAGTGCACTTTCCGGAATTATCGGGATGTTCACCTCTGTGAGAACAAACCTGGTATCTGCAGCAGCAGCAGAGAAGAACCCGGCCCGGTCACTCGTTGTGGCACTTCGTGGTGGGGCAGTTTCAGGGCTTACAATCATTGCTCTCTCACTGATTGGTATCTCTGTTATTTTCACCCTCTTTGGTGCAAACCCACAGGAAACCCCGTTCCTCATCGTTGGGTTCGGGTTTGGTGCATCATTCATTGCACTCTTCGCCCAGCTTGGTGGTGGAATCTACACCAAAGCAGCTGATGTTGGTGCAGACCTCGTCGGCAAGTTTGAAGCAGGAATTCCTGAGGATGACCCACGAAACCCGGCAGTAATTGCTGACCTTGTCGGTGACAACGTTGGAGATTGTGCAGGCCGTGGTGCTGACCTCTTTGAGTCAACCTCTGCTGAGAACATCGGTGCAATGATCCTTGGTGTTGCCCTGTTCCCGGTATTTGGAATAGCAGGCATTCTCTTCCCACTCATCATCGGAGCACTCGGTCTTATTGCAACTGTTATTGGTATCTTCTCAGTCACTGAGAAAGATGCCCAGCATGAAGACCCGATGCATGCTCTGAACAAGGGATATTATATTACTGCTATCGTTTCAGCGATATTCTTCTATTTCGCTGTGATGTATCTGCTGAACAATATCTGGTTCTTCTACGCAGGATTGGTAGGGCTTGCTCTGTCCATCGTCTTCCTGAATATCACCCTCTATTACACAGATCACCGCTTCAGACCTGTTCAGGAGATCGCAAAGGCTTCAACCGGTGGACCAGCGATGAATATCATCTCTGGCATGAATGTTGCCTTTGAAACAACCGCATTAGCCTCAATATCTATCGGTCTGGCCCTTCTCATCTCATTCAGATTAGGTGAGATGTCAGGTGTCCAGTCTGGTGGTCTTTACGGAACTGCCATTGCTACCATGGGAATGCTTGCACCATGTGCGTACGTGCTGGCCATGGATACATTCGGCCCCATTGTTGACAATGCCGGCGGTATTGTTGAGATGAGTGAATCCTCAGAAAATGCTCAGCGCAATGTCGCAAAGCTTGACTCTGCAGGAAACACCACCAAGGCTCTGACTAAGGGTTACGCAGTCGGCAGTGCAGCCCTCTCTGCATTCCTGCTCTTCAGCGCCTACATGACCGAAGTCTCAACCCTTACCGGTCACGCCTTCTCTGTAGTCAACATGGCAAAGGTGGATGTATTTGTCGGTGGGCTCCTTGGTGCTATGCTGGTCTTCCTCTTTGCCTCATTTGCAATACGCGGTGTTTCGCTGACTGCACAGTACGTAATTGAAGAAGTCCGCAGGCAGTTTAAGGAAAAGAAGATTCTGGAGGGAATTGACAAGCCGGACTATGCCCGGTGTGTGGATATCACTACCCGCGGTGCCCTCAAGAACATGATCCTGCCGGGATTACTGGCAGTTCTCTTCCCGATCTGTATCGGTATCCTTCTCAAGTACGAGGCCATGGCCGCATTCCTGATGGTCGGAACCATCACCGGTCTGCTTATGGCTCTGGTTCTCAACAATGGTGGAGGAGCATGGGACAACGTGAAGAAGTACATTGAGAGTGGCGCATACGGTGGAAAAGGAACCGAGGCCCACAAGGCAGCAATCGTCGGAGACACCGTTGGTGATCCGTTCAAGGATACTGCCGGTCCTTCCCTTCACGTGCTGGTAAAACTGCTTGCAACCACCTCCCTGGTTCTTGCAGCACTCTACATCTAA
- a CDS encoding spore germination protein GerW family protein yields MTAEEMLKEASGQLREIITARNVMGEAVDLGNRMIIPVTKFGIAFGAGGGFGSKETGNGVGAGGGIEPVAVIITDKTISGVEGIQIVSLKNNNPIAQVITSLSETLVPQVIDLIKKKEKPEAPAQQEPETSS; encoded by the coding sequence ATGACAGCAGAAGAGATGCTCAAAGAGGCATCAGGGCAGCTCAGGGAGATCATCACGGCCCGAAACGTTATGGGTGAGGCTGTTGATCTCGGCAACCGGATGATCATCCCGGTGACCAAGTTCGGTATAGCATTCGGGGCTGGAGGAGGCTTTGGAAGCAAGGAAACAGGCAACGGTGTGGGAGCAGGAGGAGGTATAGAACCGGTGGCTGTTATCATCACTGACAAGACCATCAGCGGTGTTGAGGGGATCCAGATCGTCTCCCTCAAGAACAACAACCCGATCGCCCAGGTGATCACGTCACTCAGCGAGACTCTGGTTCCCCAGGTGATCGACCTCATCAAAAAGAAAGAGAAACCTGAAGCACCAGCACAACAGGAACCAGAGACCTCATCGTAA
- a CDS encoding DUF2953 domain-containing protein: MPDLIASLLVTTSLLFFLGGASILIYRTPIIITFSGVWKENVRSGSACIRWGPCAICVSPGTSGLQAVIRIRGSDLYRLPLQSTQGSEKDQAEPAPVSPEETEPKKDLQRLLSFIPLIQKIIPLFFTHVRVERVTGTVRFGAGDPVTTALVYGYYHALTPLCRIFSTAVLIPVFDQLMFEADLTGGFRIVCPAGLIIRSIRKIFPDILPMLTIRMPTFVKMGGTCG, from the coding sequence ATGCCTGATCTGATCGCAAGTCTCCTTGTGACAACCTCTCTTCTCTTTTTTTTGGGTGGTGCATCGATTCTGATCTACCGCACTCCCATCATCATCACATTCAGCGGAGTATGGAAGGAGAATGTCAGATCAGGATCCGCCTGCATCAGGTGGGGACCATGTGCCATCTGCGTAAGCCCGGGTACTAGCGGGCTGCAGGCAGTAATCAGGATCAGGGGGTCCGATCTCTACCGATTACCGCTGCAGAGTACCCAGGGAAGCGAAAAGGATCAGGCTGAACCAGCTCCGGTCTCCCCGGAGGAAACTGAACCAAAGAAGGATCTCCAAAGACTACTCTCATTCATACCCCTGATACAAAAGATCATACCACTCTTTTTTACCCATGTCAGAGTTGAGAGAGTAACCGGAACAGTCAGGTTCGGGGCCGGAGATCCGGTGACAACCGCTCTTGTGTACGGGTATTACCATGCACTCACACCACTCTGCAGAATCTTCAGTACTGCTGTCCTAATCCCGGTCTTTGATCAGCTGATGTTTGAGGCTGATCTCACCGGGGGTTTCAGGATAGTATGCCCGGCCGGTCTGATCATCAGATCAATACGGAAAATATTCCCTGATATCCTTCCGATGCTTACTATTCGGATGCCCACTTTCGTAAAAATGGGTGGAACCTGTGGATGA